A window of the Cystobacter fuscus genome harbors these coding sequences:
- a CDS encoding Gfo/Idh/MocA family protein, giving the protein MSVFPSALPEPDITPLRGGPVLRWGVLAPGRIAGAFVWALHQHTDQRVHAVASREPERARSFAATYGISRVHGSYEQLVADPDIDIVYVASPHSGHKAQALLAIAAGKHVLVEKPFALNAAEAREIAQAARAAGVFAMEAMWTRFLPQTVLIDRLLRDGVLGDPRLVVADFGVRFDFEPEGRIFSPSLGGGALLDLAVYPLWFAHFVLGTPAQVLATGVLAKTGVDGQTALVLTTDSGAQALVHTSLFIDTPNEAAISGTLARLQVEARFIAPGGFTLSSPTGETRLRWSDSSALRGSGGLAYQATAIARHIAEGLTESPLHPLARSIAVLETIDAARRQVGYVP; this is encoded by the coding sequence ATGAGTGTCTTTCCCTCCGCCCTGCCCGAGCCCGACATCACTCCCCTGCGCGGAGGGCCCGTGTTGCGCTGGGGCGTGCTCGCGCCCGGCCGGATCGCGGGGGCCTTCGTCTGGGCGCTCCACCAGCACACCGACCAACGCGTGCACGCCGTGGCCTCGCGCGAGCCCGAGCGCGCGCGGAGCTTCGCGGCGACGTATGGCATTTCACGGGTCCACGGCTCCTACGAGCAGCTCGTGGCGGACCCCGACATCGATATCGTCTACGTGGCCTCTCCCCACAGCGGGCACAAGGCGCAGGCCCTGCTCGCCATCGCCGCGGGCAAGCACGTGCTCGTGGAGAAGCCCTTCGCGCTCAACGCCGCCGAGGCCCGGGAGATCGCCCAGGCCGCGCGCGCGGCGGGCGTGTTCGCCATGGAAGCCATGTGGACCCGCTTCCTGCCGCAGACCGTCCTCATCGACCGGCTCCTGCGCGACGGCGTGCTCGGCGATCCCCGCCTCGTGGTGGCGGACTTCGGCGTCCGCTTCGACTTCGAGCCCGAGGGCCGCATCTTCAGTCCCTCGCTCGGTGGCGGGGCCCTGCTCGACCTCGCCGTCTACCCCCTGTGGTTCGCGCACTTCGTGCTCGGCACGCCCGCTCAGGTGCTCGCGACGGGCGTACTCGCGAAGACGGGCGTGGATGGGCAGACCGCGCTCGTGTTGACCACGGACTCGGGCGCGCAGGCGCTCGTGCACACCTCGCTCTTCATCGACACCCCCAACGAGGCGGCCATCAGCGGCACGCTCGCTCGCCTCCAGGTGGAGGCGCGGTTCATCGCCCCCGGGGGATTCACGCTCTCGTCCCCCACCGGGGAGACGCGGCTGCGCTGGAGTGATTCCTCCGCCTTGCGCGGCAGTGGCGGCCTCGCCTACCAGGCCACGGCGATCGCCCGGCACATCGCCGAGGGCCTCACCGAATCGCCCTTGCATCCGCTCGCTCGCTCCATCGCCGTGCTCGAAACGATCGACGCGGCGCGCCGGCAGGTTGGCTACGTTCCGTGA
- a CDS encoding HAD family hydrolase, with protein MVTDVVFDFDGTLVDSRALVLRLYNEIARRRGFSLLTASNLEEMRGLPLLERGRRLGVSPFHVPGLVGEFLQNYRKELSGLGFYEGIPELLSELRARGLRLSILSSNEESNIRDVLRRHGVEDWVVGIQGGSRVFGKARPLRALMKRRGLSREQLVYIGDERRDVEACRQVGVRMIAVSWGFDSLSALRDAGAEVIVDSPARILEFLERAPVP; from the coding sequence ATGGTGACGGACGTCGTGTTCGATTTCGATGGGACGCTGGTGGACTCGCGCGCGCTGGTCCTCCGGCTCTACAACGAGATCGCCCGGCGCAGGGGCTTCAGCCTGTTGACCGCGAGCAACCTGGAGGAGATGCGAGGCCTGCCGCTGCTCGAGCGGGGCCGGCGCCTGGGCGTCTCTCCCTTTCACGTGCCCGGGCTGGTGGGCGAGTTCCTCCAGAACTACCGCAAGGAGCTGTCCGGGCTCGGCTTCTACGAGGGCATCCCCGAGCTGTTGAGCGAGCTGCGCGCCCGGGGGCTGCGGCTGAGCATCCTGTCCTCCAACGAGGAGTCGAACATCCGCGACGTGCTGCGGCGGCACGGCGTGGAGGACTGGGTGGTGGGCATCCAGGGCGGCAGCCGCGTCTTCGGAAAGGCCCGGCCGCTGCGGGCGCTGATGAAGCGGCGCGGCCTGTCGCGTGAGCAGCTCGTCTACATCGGGGACGAGCGCCGGGACGTGGAGGCGTGCCGGCAGGTGGGTGTGAGGATGATCGCCGTGTCGTGGGGCTTCGACTCCCTCTCCGCGCTGCGGGACGCGGGTGCGGAGGTGATCGTCGACTCCCCGGCGCGCATCCTCGAGTTCCTGGAGCGCGCCCCCGTCCCTTGA